A genome region from Streptomyces sp. NBC_01353 includes the following:
- a CDS encoding DUF6221 family protein — protein MDEDTFGRDAALMAFLNDRFAERRAAAHFLLPLEQAQIAVAEVDAVQSILDEVLPKAYDREYGSGFDDAAQAAWDVARRLAVPYEAHPDYKEEWRP, from the coding sequence GTGGATGAGGACACATTCGGACGCGACGCCGCACTGATGGCGTTCCTGAACGACAGGTTCGCCGAGCGGCGCGCCGCGGCGCACTTCCTACTACCGCTGGAGCAGGCCCAGATCGCCGTGGCGGAGGTCGACGCCGTGCAGAGCATCCTGGACGAGGTGCTCCCCAAGGCGTACGACCGGGAGTACGGCTCCGGGTTCGACGATGCTGCGCAAGCGGCATGGGATGTGGCCCGACGGCTCGCTGTGCCATACGAAGCGCACCCGGACTACAAGGAGGAGTGGCGGCCATGA
- a CDS encoding SGNH/GDSL hydrolase family protein gives MPFPEGLPTVLVHYTAASPAGGGPAVGTVTFAPVAPVINVPSVGVAFTGSGTYRFDSQGRLVDADGVVGVRLLPCDIPGANPSEWVWLVTVTINGAGPRRFYMKLSVTQTEVDMDTLDQADPTRSHYVVVPGPSGEQGIQGTPGADGAAGADGAPGAKGDQGDTGPAGPQPPLGAAGTGPDVALASDDPSTTNARPPLAHADTHGAGGSDPITPASIGAETPAGAQTKADAAQTAATTAAATDATNKVTAHTAATDPHGDRAYAAARFLPTTTWRRRDLPDPVTSDSLYAGAAPSISTAQTTTPTSGYIKYAPPGVALTGSDVTGPYRYAGADGFQIGASSPDTNYTLPTSKYPNTYASGQGIWSVEFGTDAAIFQVRMKYISAATMFRLTIDGRKVTDLMQSSGGTTAGSGHLITIDLGSAAPRRIRLDFSTFPFGGVYLPPTATMWQVPLQGGRLMVLGDSLSDGSSQNTGAGAGTWFHRAARLLGSTDAWEQGRGGTGYITTGSFATFADRLAADVIAWNPDRLIVWGGYNDNGGNQATIATAAAALYSAIRSGLPNADVLVIGCWSPSGSPGASIVNTDTTLRTAAANAGYRFVSPVTGALYDTAGSLVATHGPWITAANAATYVGADSVHPNDAGHVYLSRRIAAAYRELIPA, from the coding sequence TTGCCGTTCCCCGAGGGTCTGCCGACCGTCCTTGTCCACTACACCGCCGCAAGCCCGGCAGGTGGCGGTCCTGCCGTGGGCACCGTGACGTTCGCGCCCGTCGCCCCCGTCATCAACGTTCCCAGCGTTGGTGTCGCGTTTACCGGCAGCGGCACCTACCGGTTCGACTCCCAGGGCCGTCTCGTCGACGCCGACGGCGTCGTGGGCGTACGCCTCCTGCCGTGCGACATCCCCGGCGCCAACCCGTCCGAGTGGGTGTGGCTGGTCACCGTCACCATCAACGGTGCCGGGCCGCGCCGCTTCTACATGAAGCTGTCGGTCACCCAGACCGAGGTCGATATGGACACCCTCGACCAGGCAGACCCCACCCGCTCCCACTACGTCGTCGTCCCCGGACCCAGCGGCGAGCAGGGCATCCAGGGCACGCCCGGGGCAGACGGCGCTGCTGGGGCGGACGGCGCACCCGGCGCGAAGGGCGACCAGGGCGACACTGGCCCGGCCGGACCGCAGCCCCCGCTCGGCGCCGCCGGCACTGGCCCCGACGTTGCGCTCGCCTCCGACGACCCCTCCACCACCAACGCCCGGCCCCCGCTCGCCCACGCCGACACCCACGGTGCTGGAGGCAGCGACCCCATCACCCCCGCCTCGATCGGCGCCGAGACCCCCGCCGGCGCGCAGACCAAGGCCGACGCGGCCCAGACCGCGGCCACCACTGCGGCGGCCACCGACGCCACCAACAAGGTCACCGCCCACACTGCGGCCACCGACCCGCACGGCGACCGCGCCTATGCCGCCGCCCGGTTTCTTCCCACCACCACCTGGCGCCGCCGCGACCTCCCCGACCCGGTGACGTCCGACAGCCTCTACGCCGGCGCGGCCCCGTCCATCTCCACCGCGCAGACCACCACGCCCACCAGCGGGTACATCAAGTACGCCCCGCCCGGCGTCGCCCTCACCGGCAGCGACGTCACCGGCCCGTACCGGTACGCGGGCGCCGACGGGTTCCAGATCGGCGCGAGCAGCCCCGACACCAACTACACGCTCCCGACGTCGAAGTACCCCAACACCTACGCCTCCGGTCAGGGCATCTGGTCCGTCGAGTTCGGCACCGACGCCGCCATCTTCCAGGTCCGCATGAAGTACATCTCGGCCGCGACCATGTTCCGGCTGACGATCGACGGCCGGAAGGTCACCGACCTCATGCAGTCCAGCGGCGGCACCACCGCCGGCTCCGGTCACCTCATCACCATCGACCTCGGCTCCGCCGCACCCCGCCGGATCCGCCTCGACTTCTCGACCTTCCCCTTCGGCGGCGTCTACCTCCCGCCCACGGCCACCATGTGGCAAGTCCCGCTGCAGGGCGGCCGCCTCATGGTCCTCGGCGACTCCCTCTCCGACGGCTCCTCCCAAAACACCGGCGCCGGCGCAGGCACCTGGTTCCACCGGGCGGCACGACTCCTCGGATCCACCGACGCATGGGAGCAGGGCCGCGGCGGAACCGGCTACATCACCACCGGGTCCTTCGCCACGTTCGCCGACCGCCTCGCCGCCGACGTCATCGCCTGGAACCCGGACCGCCTCATCGTCTGGGGCGGCTACAACGACAACGGCGGCAACCAGGCGACGATCGCCACCGCGGCGGCCGCGCTCTACAGCGCCATCCGCAGCGGCCTGCCGAACGCCGACGTCCTCGTCATCGGCTGCTGGTCACCGTCCGGCAGCCCGGGCGCCAGCATCGTCAACACCGACACCACCCTGCGCACCGCGGCCGCCAACGCCGGCTACCGCTTCGTGTCCCCGGTCACCGGAGCCCTGTACGACACGGCGGGCAGCCTCGTCGCCACCCACGGACCGTGGATCACCGCCGCCAACGCAGCCACCTACGTGGGCGCCGACTCCGTCCACCCGAACGACGCAGGTCACGTGTACCTCAGCCGCCGGATCGCGGCGGCGTACCGGGAGTTGATCCCGGCCTGA
- a CDS encoding collagen-like protein: MSRTQRFLAARWRGLATLCALIALFGIAAILWARIDTADQKAADLANEADLRGNAVTTLATDVRKLRTQLESEGKTPVAPDPTAAVDDLPDRAAVPVPIPGPKGDKGDKGDPGDPGDPAPTPSPGASGRPGTDGAAGRDGVDGADGKDGAPGQNGQDGTDGTNGQDGRPPAGWTYTDPQGVTYTCAPVDGFDPAAPRYTCTATSTPAPSQPGPQRQSLLTILGFAPDRRRY; the protein is encoded by the coding sequence ATGAGCCGCACCCAGCGGTTCCTGGCCGCCCGCTGGCGCGGCCTCGCCACCCTGTGCGCGCTCATTGCCCTTTTCGGGATCGCAGCCATCCTCTGGGCCCGCATCGACACCGCCGACCAGAAGGCCGCCGACCTCGCCAACGAGGCCGACCTGCGCGGCAACGCCGTCACCACTCTGGCCACCGACGTCCGAAAGCTCCGCACCCAGCTCGAGTCCGAGGGCAAGACGCCGGTCGCACCCGACCCGACGGCCGCCGTCGATGACCTGCCCGACCGTGCCGCCGTACCCGTACCGATACCTGGCCCGAAGGGCGACAAGGGAGACAAGGGCGACCCCGGAGACCCGGGAGACCCCGCGCCGACGCCGTCCCCCGGCGCGAGCGGTCGGCCCGGCACCGACGGAGCCGCAGGACGCGACGGCGTGGACGGCGCCGACGGCAAGGACGGCGCCCCGGGCCAGAACGGACAGGACGGCACTGACGGCACGAACGGCCAGGACGGGCGCCCCCCGGCCGGCTGGACCTACACCGACCCGCAAGGCGTCACCTACACCTGCGCCCCCGTTGACGGCTTCGACCCGGCCGCCCCCCGCTACACCTGCACCGCCACTAGCACACCGGCACCGTCGCAGCCCGGCCCGCAGCGCCAGTCCCTCCTGACCATCCTCGGCTTCGCCCCCGACCGCCGCCGCTACTGA